The Paenibacillus mucilaginosus 3016 genome includes the window TAACTTCTCACCGAATCCGATGGGGTCAACTCCGTATTCCCCTTGGATATGCCGGATCGTTACCATCATCTGGTTCTTAATATAACTCGACGTCAGTTCCTCCAATTTCTGATACTCCAAAACGCTGCTTAAATCTTTCTCTATGTCCGTACTGGGCACATTTCCTTTACCATATAAGACCAGGCGGATCTCGGGCTTCCCGTGCTCCAGCGAGACTTTCATTTGCGAACGCCAATTCAGCAGTCGGATCGCCGCGTATTCTCCCTTTTTCTCAAGGGGGACAGACAAGGTTGTACCCTTTAATTCACCGGCAGCCATAGACAGCATACGAGTATCATCTAAAGAAATAAAACCGAGTAACTTGTCTTTTTGAAAGACTGCTGTTCCAACCAATTCAGCCGTGGCTTTGGGTGTCGGAGATTTTATACTGCCCGCATCCTTTCCCAATGCGGGGTCCCCTATGAGGGTGATCGCACTTAGAGTAGGCTCTCGGCCTTTCGCAGCCAGAGCCTGGTTAAAAATCAAACAAGCGGCTTCGAAGAGCTCCACCCCACAGCTTCGATAAATTATCCAGTTGCGAATGTATTTTAAAGGTGGGATAGGGTCCGCGAGGGAACAGAACCTTGAGTATGTCAGATGCTTTGTAATTCTTAGCAACCAGAATTAAGACGTCTTCACGTACGTATCTCGAGCGTTGAAGCACATCAATATAGTGGTTGAGCCCCTTACGGGCAAGGCGCTCGTCGATAATGATAACCCCAACGTGAGATACATTGATACTTCGATCCAAGACCTGGTTGAATTTTACCATGGCTTCCGGCGTCGTATTCGCCTCAACAGCGTAATTGATGACAGGCGCCGCTCCTTCCCCGCCTTTTATTGCCTGCGCCTCGCTGGCATTCAGCGTTTCGCCTGTCACTCGAATTTTACTCTCGGTACCCGGTTCGAGGGCTAATCCTGTGAAGAGAGACGTTCTATTCAGTTCCTGTAAGTCCCAGCAGCCTGAGAGCAATAGAAGTGATCCCAGACCTGCCATAGCGATAATCGGCTTGATCATCATGTGTGCCTCCAGGTCAGGTGTCCGCATTAATTCGATTTTGATCGAAAGAGGCGAATGGGGTCAAAGTACGAAAACCCAAACGTAGTAAGCCTGATCAAATGAATAATCAAAAAGCACGCAGACAAGATGAGCCCATAGATTCCGAAGAGGGATGCTATAATAATCAGCGCAAACCGGAGCAGACGGACATTAGATCCGAAAGTATACACCGGGGCTGCAAAGCCTGAAATGGCAGCCATCGCTACAATAATGACCGCAAAATTGCCAACGATCCCTGCTTCGACGGCTGCTTGTCCAAGTACCAATGCCCCGACAACGGATATGGCCTGACCTACGATCCGGGGCATTCTTGTACCCGCCTCTCTTAAAATCTCAAAGGTAACCTCCATCAATAAGATCTCGATCACCGCGGGAAACGGGACGCCTTCTCTTTGGGAAGCTATGCTGATCAACAGAATGGTTGGCACAAGTTCCTGCTGATAATTCGTTGCCGCAATATAGAGCGCCGAAATAAAAAGGGAGATGAGAAAAGCTGCATACCTTAGGTAACGGGTGAAATTGCCGAACACAACCCACTGATATTGATCCTCCGGTGACTTAAAAAAATCGCGCATGGCTGCAGGGAAGGCTAGTACGTAAGGACTTCCATTCACAATAACCGCAGCTCTGCGTTCGAGCAGGAATTCACAAATCGCATCCGGACGCTCGCTGCTGTAGATCGTCGGGAATAGGGCAAATCCTTTTGGCCGCAAAATGTTCTCAATGTTTCCCGAATCGAAAACACTGTTGATTTTTGTTTTTTGAATTGAAGTTCTCAATTTCCACAACAGGTCCGGATCAATCCCGCCTTCAATATAGGCGATGTACAGGTGCGTGCCTGATTGCTCGCCGATGGTGTGCTTCTCGAAACGAAGATTTACGTTCAGTAACCGTCTGCGGATCAGACTCATATTGGTTTGAGCGGATTCTGTAAATCCCTCTTTAGGTCCTCTGATGACAGATTGTGAAGTTGGCTCTTCTACCGATCTGGCGTCCAAGTGCTTTACATCGACCGCCAGCACACCCTCAACCTCATCGACAGCCAATCCAGCGTATCCGTTCACCAGCATGCGATCCAATCCTTCTACACTGCAGAGCAGTTCACTTGCCATGCCGCCAAAACAGGTTTCCTTTACTACTTGCAGCGGTTGAGTGCACGCTGCATCTATATTCGCAAAAGAAAGGGGCCCAATGACATGTTCCATCATGTAAGCCGAACTGGTCATTGAATTCAAGAAGCAAAGAAGTGCTTTTTTCTGTCCAATGCGAATCTCCATCATGGAAAGATCGTCCGAGTTTCCGAATATACCGTCGATGTGTGCCTTTATTTGAAGAAGGGAAGAGATAACCATAACTTCATCTTTTGATGACGGTGGATTTTTACCCCAATGCTTCATCGGCCCGCTCCCTTCGTTTCATGCGAATCCATACCATGAGTCCCGTTATAAGCGGAAGAATGAGTTGATGCGGGATATGCAGAATCTTAATGACGGTTTGAAGACCTTCGGTACCATGTTCAGCGAAATTTTTGGATACCATTAAAGAGACGGCTCCAATAACTAACGACAGGGGATAGACATAGTTCCGACTGGAGGTTTGAAAGACCAATGACAGACCCTTTGTACCGGCATACAAAAAAATCGCACTTTTTACCATAACTCCGAACATGATAATAAAGGCCACGAGAGCATCCATGCGGGTAATAAAGTTCCCGACATTGATCAGGCGGGCCGAATCCAATAACGGAAAAGCCGAAATTTGCTGCTGCTCCACTCCCAGGACCCAAGTTTGAAGAAGATCGGACATGGTCAAGAGAAGACCGGCGGACAGCACTGCAGCCAAGCCTACTTTTCGGATTTGATCAGGGGCACATAAGTTATTGTACAGAACCAGGAAAACGACCATTTCCCCATAGGGAAACCAAAGATTAATAGCCAGGCTTTCCTTCAAAATCGGCAGAAGCCCATTCGGCAAAAAGGGGAGCATCTTCTCCAGTTGGATATAGCCGCTCATCAGTAGGAGCAGAAGAATACCTAGAAAAAATATGATAACCAGGGCTGCGGTTATTTCCGCAAATCTACCTATAACTTTGATTCCCCCGCCTACCGCATAGGCAGCCACAAGGACAAACATGATGGTAATAATCCATTCGGGAGTATCGCGTAAGAGTGTGATTTTTACCAGCTCTACCATATCCCGTACATTGCGGGCCGCAATATATAGAAAGTATACGGTATAAGAAAGAATAAGCAGCTTTCCGCAGTACTTACCCCAAGCTTCAACTAAAAGGTTGTATAACCCCTTACGCTGACCCAGTGCTCCTACGGCTGTGTAGTATATCCATGCCATAAGCAGCCCGGGAATCAACGCCATGATATCGACAAGCCACAGGTCATGGACCAGCTTGGGGGTACCGAAAATAACGGAGGTACCCAGCA containing:
- a CDS encoding GerAB/ArcD/ProY family transporter; this encodes MAKLSSYETFSLLFGLLLGTSVIFGTPKLVHDLWLVDIMALIPGLLMAWIYYTAVGALGQRKGLYNLLVEAWGKYCGKLLILSYTVYFLYIAARNVRDMVELVKITLLRDTPEWIITIMFVLVAAYAVGGGIKVIGRFAEITAALVIIFFLGILLLLLMSGYIQLEKMLPFLPNGLLPILKESLAINLWFPYGEMVVFLVLYNNLCAPDQIRKVGLAAVLSAGLLLTMSDLLQTWVLGVEQQQISAFPLLDSARLINVGNFITRMDALVAFIIMFGVMVKSAIFLYAGTKGLSLVFQTSSRNYVYPLSLVIGAVSLMVSKNFAEHGTEGLQTVIKILHIPHQLILPLITGLMVWIRMKRRERADEALG
- a CDS encoding Ger(x)C family spore germination C-terminal domain-containing protein; amino-acid sequence: MGKDAGSIKSPTPKATAELVGTAVFQKDKLLGFISLDDTRMLSMAAGELKGTTLSVPLEKKGEYAAIRLLNWRSQMKVSLEHGKPEIRLVLYGKGNVPSTDIEKDLSSVLEYQKLEELTSSYIKNQMMVTIRHIQGEYGVDPIGFGEKLYRRHYRQFLSVAGKWNESFAQSPIEVEVHITLQRSELKTNNITKIE
- a CDS encoding spore germination protein; its protein translation is MKHWGKNPPSSKDEVMVISSLLQIKAHIDGIFGNSDDLSMMEIRIGQKKALLCFLNSMTSSAYMMEHVIGPLSFANIDAACTQPLQVVKETCFGGMASELLCSVEGLDRMLVNGYAGLAVDEVEGVLAVDVKHLDARSVEEPTSQSVIRGPKEGFTESAQTNMSLIRRRLLNVNLRFEKHTIGEQSGTHLYIAYIEGGIDPDLLWKLRTSIQKTKINSVFDSGNIENILRPKGFALFPTIYSSERPDAICEFLLERRAAVIVNGSPYVLAFPAAMRDFFKSPEDQYQWVVFGNFTRYLRYAAFLISLFISALYIAATNYQQELVPTILLISIASQREGVPFPAVIEILLMEVTFEILREAGTRMPRIVGQAISVVGALVLGQAAVEAGIVGNFAVIIVAMAAISGFAAPVYTFGSNVRLLRFALIIIASLFGIYGLILSACFLIIHLIRLTTFGFSYFDPIRLFRSKSN